The proteins below are encoded in one region of Paraburkholderia aromaticivorans:
- a CDS encoding MDR family MFS transporter, producing the protein MSRNPQSSRPLVIAAVMASMAMVAIEATIVSTAMPQIVTQLGDLHLYSWVFSSFLLTQTATTVVFGKLADLYGRKPVMLAGIAIFLIGSVLAGFAWSMPAMIAFRLIQGVGAGAIQPVTLTIVADLYPARERGKVQGYLASVWAISAVVGPMVGGFIIHNMSWAWIFWMNVPIGLASAAGFIAFLRESERHARPSIDFGGAALFMAAIAALMTALTYAGDDRVAQASMAGAVFVLCVLLFVWQERRAAEPMISFALWSRRPIAASNGATLLSGMILMGATTFLPMYVQGVLHRSPVIAGLALTMMMVGWPTGATLAAKSFHRLGLRRILIGGSAFIPLGALLLLFLSPGGSPLVAAFGSLIMGFGMGTSSVSCLILIQEIVRMDERGSATASNLFSRNLGSTLGATLFGAVLNFGLSHSKGVAVVTSDQLKALLQNQAASLGDSDMIRTVLHQSLHLTFISLFVIAIFVVALLLFVPTIRIGGERTMPIEALAPLED; encoded by the coding sequence ATGTCCCGCAACCCGCAATCGTCGCGTCCTCTCGTCATTGCCGCCGTGATGGCGTCCATGGCGATGGTCGCCATCGAAGCCACCATCGTTTCCACCGCCATGCCTCAGATCGTCACGCAACTCGGCGATCTGCATCTGTATAGCTGGGTCTTCTCGTCGTTCCTGCTCACCCAGACCGCGACGACCGTGGTCTTCGGCAAACTCGCCGACCTGTACGGCCGCAAGCCGGTCATGCTGGCCGGCATCGCGATCTTTCTGATCGGCTCGGTGCTAGCCGGCTTCGCGTGGTCGATGCCGGCGATGATCGCGTTCCGTCTGATTCAGGGCGTCGGCGCGGGCGCGATCCAGCCGGTCACGCTGACCATCGTCGCCGATCTCTATCCCGCGCGCGAACGCGGCAAGGTGCAAGGCTACCTCGCGAGCGTCTGGGCGATTTCCGCGGTGGTGGGCCCGATGGTCGGCGGCTTCATCATTCACAACATGTCGTGGGCATGGATCTTCTGGATGAACGTGCCGATCGGCCTCGCCTCCGCGGCGGGCTTCATCGCGTTCCTGCGCGAATCGGAACGGCATGCGCGCCCCTCGATCGATTTTGGCGGCGCGGCGCTGTTCATGGCGGCGATCGCCGCGCTCATGACGGCGCTCACTTACGCCGGCGACGACCGTGTCGCGCAAGCCTCGATGGCGGGCGCCGTCTTTGTACTGTGCGTGTTGCTGTTCGTGTGGCAGGAGCGCCGCGCGGCTGAACCGATGATCTCCTTCGCGCTATGGAGCCGCCGGCCGATTGCCGCCTCCAACGGCGCGACCTTGCTGTCCGGCATGATCCTGATGGGCGCCACCACGTTCCTGCCGATGTATGTGCAGGGCGTGCTGCATCGCTCGCCGGTGATCGCCGGCCTCGCCTTGACGATGATGATGGTGGGCTGGCCGACCGGCGCCACGCTCGCGGCGAAGTCGTTTCACCGCCTCGGCTTGCGGCGCATTCTGATCGGCGGCAGCGCGTTCATTCCGCTCGGCGCGCTGTTGCTGCTGTTTCTGTCGCCCGGCGGCTCGCCGCTCGTCGCCGCGTTCGGCTCGCTGATCATGGGCTTCGGCATGGGCACGTCGAGCGTCAGTTGCCTGATTCTGATTCAGGAGATCGTTCGCATGGACGAACGCGGCAGCGCGACCGCGTCGAATCTGTTTTCGCGCAATCTCGGCAGCACGTTGGGCGCGACGCTGTTCGGCGCGGTGCTCAACTTCGGGCTCAGTCATTCGAAGGGCGTGGCCGTGGTCACGTCGGATCAGTTGAAGGCGCTGCTGCAGAATCAGGCCGCCAGTCTCGGCGACAGCGACATGATCCGCACGGTGCTGCATCAGTCGCTGCACCTCACGTTCATTTCGCTCTTCGTCATCGCGATCTTCGTAGTCGCGCTGCTGCTGTTCGTGCCGACGATCAGAATCGGCGGTGAGAGGACGAT
- a CDS encoding DUF1488 domain-containing protein has translation MRIEFTGRREVVAAARVAFEANVDGADVWCSVSLDALNDHFGNDGPSAHNLVNTFEANRARIENATRRVLEKNGGQSVELETGDFNKS, from the coding sequence ATGAGGATCGAATTCACCGGACGCCGTGAAGTGGTTGCAGCGGCACGCGTCGCCTTCGAAGCCAATGTCGACGGGGCCGACGTCTGGTGTAGCGTGTCGCTGGATGCGTTGAACGACCATTTCGGCAACGACGGCCCTTCGGCCCATAACCTTGTCAACACGTTCGAGGCGAATCGCGCGCGGATTGAAAACGCTACACGCCGGGTCCTCGAAAAAAACGGGGGACAGTCCGTGGAACTCGAGACTGGCGATTTCAACAAGTCCTGA